One window from the genome of Hippopotamus amphibius kiboko isolate mHipAmp2 chromosome 13, mHipAmp2.hap2, whole genome shotgun sequence encodes:
- the LARP7 gene encoding la-related protein 7 isoform X3 produces the protein METESGNQEKAMEEESTEKKKEVEKKKRSRVKQVLADIAKQVDFWFGDANLHKDRFLREQIEKSRDGYVDISLLVSFNKMKKLTTDGKLIARALKNSAVVELDLEGTRIRRKKPLGERPKDEDERTVYVELLPKNVNHSWIERVFGKCGNVVYISIPHYKSSGDPKGFAFVEFETKEQAAKAIEFLNNPPEEAPRKPGVFPKTVKNKPIPALRVSEEKKKKKKKKGRIKKEDNIQTKESNMDTSKESTCKKRSRTTSEGSEVEVAEPQKPPTKKKKKREKTEVSVLPLVKTGKRKRSSSEDADCLTPKSKIKKVVQKDIKKEASEVCKENKELEVSTEEEKDTGDIKDGSLLKAKRKHKKKHKERHKMGEEVIPLRVLSKSEWLDLKKEYLALQKASMSSLKKTISQIKSESEMETNHGVPTKSGMKNENNSEECGPQEKVHATGPQFVSGVIVKVTSTEPLPGRKLVRDTLAAISEVVYVDLLEGDTECHARFKTPEDAQAVITAYMEIKKKHCWKLEILSGDHEQRYWQKILVDRQAKLNQPREKKRGTEKLITKAEKIRLAKTQQASKHIRFSEYD, from the exons ATGGAAACTGAAAGTGGAAATCAAGAAAAGGCAATGGAAGAGGaaagcactgaaaagaaaaaagaagtagaaaaaaagaaaaggtctcgAGTAAAACAGGTGCTTGCAGATATTGCAAAGCAAGTGGACTTCTGGTTTGGAGATGCAAATCTTCACAAGGATAGATTTCTTCGCGAGCAAATAGAAAAATCTAGAGATGGAT ATGTTGATATATCTCTTCTCGTGtcattcaacaaaatgaaaaaattaaccaCAGATGGGAAGTTGATAGCCAGAGCACTGAAAAATTCAGCTGTTGTAGAG CTGGATTTAGAAGGCACCAGAATCAGGAGAAAAAAGCCTCTGGGTGAAAGACCAAAGGATGAGGATGAGCGGACCGTGTATGTG GAATTACTTCCCAAAAATGTTAATCACAGTTGGATTGAAAGAGTATTTGGGAAATGTGGCAATGTTGTTTATATAAGTATACCACATTATAAGTCTAGTGGAGATCCAAAGGGATTTGCCTTCGTGGAATTTGAAACAAAAGAACAAGCAGCAAAAGCTATTGAG TTTCTTAATAACCCACCAGAGGAAGCACCAAGAAAACCTGGTGTATTTCCTAAGACAGTGAAAAACAAGCCCATTCCTGCCCTTAGAGTATCTG aagaaaagaaaaagaaaaagaaaaagaaaggccgaataaagaaagaagacaatATTCAGACTAAAGAATCAAATATGGACACAAGCAAAGAAAGCACCTGTAAAAAAAGATCGAGGACCACGTCGGAGGGCTCTGAAGTAGAGGTTGCTGAACCCCAAAAGCCacccacaaagaaaaagaaaaaacgtgAAAAAACTGAAGTATCCGTCTTACCTTTAGTAAaaacagggaagaggaagagaagcagctCTGAAGATGCAGATTGCCTAACTcccaaatcaaaaattaaaaaagtggttcagaaagacattaaaaaagaagctTCAGAAGtttgtaaagaaaacaaag aattagaAGTCtctacagaggaggaaaaggacaCTGGAGATATAAAAGATGGATCCCTcttgaaagcaaaaagaaagcataagaaaaaacataaagagaGGCATAAAATGGGAGAAGAGGTGATACCATTACGAGTACTATCAAA GAGCGAATGGCTGGATTTGAAGAAAGAGTATTTAGCACTGCAAAAAGCcagtatgtcttctttaaaaaaaacaatatcccaaataaaatcagagtcagaaatggaaacaaaccatgGAGTACCTACTAAGTCcggaatgaaaaatgaaaata ACAGTGAAGAGTGTGGGCCCCAAGAGAAGGTTCATGCAACAGGCCCGCAGTTTGTGAGTGGTGTGATTGTGAAGGTCACCAGCACTGAGCCTTTACCTGGCAGGAAACTAGTCAGG GATACTTTGGCAGCAATCTCAGAAGTTGTTTATGTTGATTTGCTGGAAGGAGATACAGAATGCCATGCTAGATTTAAAACTCCTGAGGATGCTCAAGCAGTAATAACTgcatatatggaaattaaaaagaaacactgcTGGAAACTAGAGATTCTTTCTG
- the LARP7 gene encoding la-related protein 7 isoform X1, whose amino-acid sequence METESGNQEKAMEEESTEKKKEVEKKKRSRVKQVLADIAKQVDFWFGDANLHKDRFLREQIEKSRDGYVDISLLVSFNKMKKLTTDGKLIARALKNSAVVELDLEGTRIRRKKPLGERPKDEDERTVYVELLPKNVNHSWIERVFGKCGNVVYISIPHYKSSGDPKGFAFVEFETKEQAAKAIEFLNNPPEEAPRKPGVFPKTVKNKPIPALRVSEEKKKKKKKKGRIKKEDNIQTKESNMDTSKESTCKKRSRTTSEGSEVEVAEPQKPPTKKKKKREKTEVSVLPLVKTGKRKRSSSEDADCLTPKSKIKKVVQKDIKKEASEVCKENKELEVSTEEEKDTGDIKDGSLLKAKRKHKKKHKERHKMGEEVIPLRVLSKSEWLDLKKEYLALQKASMSSLKKTISQIKSESEMETNHGVPTKSGMKNENTDSEECGPQEKVHATGPQFVSGVIVKVTSTEPLPGRKLVRDTLAAISEVVYVDLLEGDTECHARFKTPEDAQAVITAYMEIKKKHCWKLEILSGDHEQRYWQKILVDRQAKLNQPREKKRGTEKLITKAEKIRLAKTQQASKHIRFSEYD is encoded by the exons ATGGAAACTGAAAGTGGAAATCAAGAAAAGGCAATGGAAGAGGaaagcactgaaaagaaaaaagaagtagaaaaaaagaaaaggtctcgAGTAAAACAGGTGCTTGCAGATATTGCAAAGCAAGTGGACTTCTGGTTTGGAGATGCAAATCTTCACAAGGATAGATTTCTTCGCGAGCAAATAGAAAAATCTAGAGATGGAT ATGTTGATATATCTCTTCTCGTGtcattcaacaaaatgaaaaaattaaccaCAGATGGGAAGTTGATAGCCAGAGCACTGAAAAATTCAGCTGTTGTAGAG CTGGATTTAGAAGGCACCAGAATCAGGAGAAAAAAGCCTCTGGGTGAAAGACCAAAGGATGAGGATGAGCGGACCGTGTATGTG GAATTACTTCCCAAAAATGTTAATCACAGTTGGATTGAAAGAGTATTTGGGAAATGTGGCAATGTTGTTTATATAAGTATACCACATTATAAGTCTAGTGGAGATCCAAAGGGATTTGCCTTCGTGGAATTTGAAACAAAAGAACAAGCAGCAAAAGCTATTGAG TTTCTTAATAACCCACCAGAGGAAGCACCAAGAAAACCTGGTGTATTTCCTAAGACAGTGAAAAACAAGCCCATTCCTGCCCTTAGAGTATCTG aagaaaagaaaaagaaaaagaaaaagaaaggccgaataaagaaagaagacaatATTCAGACTAAAGAATCAAATATGGACACAAGCAAAGAAAGCACCTGTAAAAAAAGATCGAGGACCACGTCGGAGGGCTCTGAAGTAGAGGTTGCTGAACCCCAAAAGCCacccacaaagaaaaagaaaaaacgtgAAAAAACTGAAGTATCCGTCTTACCTTTAGTAAaaacagggaagaggaagagaagcagctCTGAAGATGCAGATTGCCTAACTcccaaatcaaaaattaaaaaagtggttcagaaagacattaaaaaagaagctTCAGAAGtttgtaaagaaaacaaag aattagaAGTCtctacagaggaggaaaaggacaCTGGAGATATAAAAGATGGATCCCTcttgaaagcaaaaagaaagcataagaaaaaacataaagagaGGCATAAAATGGGAGAAGAGGTGATACCATTACGAGTACTATCAAA GAGCGAATGGCTGGATTTGAAGAAAGAGTATTTAGCACTGCAAAAAGCcagtatgtcttctttaaaaaaaacaatatcccaaataaaatcagagtcagaaatggaaacaaaccatgGAGTACCTACTAAGTCcggaatgaaaaatgaaaata CAGACAGTGAAGAGTGTGGGCCCCAAGAGAAGGTTCATGCAACAGGCCCGCAGTTTGTGAGTGGTGTGATTGTGAAGGTCACCAGCACTGAGCCTTTACCTGGCAGGAAACTAGTCAGG GATACTTTGGCAGCAATCTCAGAAGTTGTTTATGTTGATTTGCTGGAAGGAGATACAGAATGCCATGCTAGATTTAAAACTCCTGAGGATGCTCAAGCAGTAATAACTgcatatatggaaattaaaaagaaacactgcTGGAAACTAGAGATTCTTTCTG
- the LARP7 gene encoding la-related protein 7 isoform X4: protein METESGNQEKAMEEESTEKKKEVEKKKRSRVKQVLADIAKQVDFWFGDANLHKDRFLREQIEKSRDGYVDISLLVSFNKMKKLTTDGKLIARALKNSAVVELDLEGTRIRRKKPLGERPKDEDERTVYVELLPKNVNHSWIERVFGKCGNVVYISIPHYKSSGDPKGFAFVEFETKEQAAKAIEFLNNPPEEAPRKPGVFPKTVKNKPIPALRVSEEKKKKKKKKGRIKKEDNIQTKESNMDTSKESTCKKRSRTTSEGSEVEVAEPQKPPTKKKKKREKTEVSVLPLVKTGKRKRSSSEDADCLTPKSKIKKVVQKDIKKEASEVCKENKELEVSTEEEKDTGDIKDGSLLKAKRKHKKKHKERHKMGEEVIPLRVLSKSEWLDLKKEYLALQKASMSSLKKTISQIKSESEMETNHGVPTKSGMKNENTDSEECGPQEKVHATGPQFVSGVIVKVTSTEPLPGRKLVRPF from the exons ATGGAAACTGAAAGTGGAAATCAAGAAAAGGCAATGGAAGAGGaaagcactgaaaagaaaaaagaagtagaaaaaaagaaaaggtctcgAGTAAAACAGGTGCTTGCAGATATTGCAAAGCAAGTGGACTTCTGGTTTGGAGATGCAAATCTTCACAAGGATAGATTTCTTCGCGAGCAAATAGAAAAATCTAGAGATGGAT ATGTTGATATATCTCTTCTCGTGtcattcaacaaaatgaaaaaattaaccaCAGATGGGAAGTTGATAGCCAGAGCACTGAAAAATTCAGCTGTTGTAGAG CTGGATTTAGAAGGCACCAGAATCAGGAGAAAAAAGCCTCTGGGTGAAAGACCAAAGGATGAGGATGAGCGGACCGTGTATGTG GAATTACTTCCCAAAAATGTTAATCACAGTTGGATTGAAAGAGTATTTGGGAAATGTGGCAATGTTGTTTATATAAGTATACCACATTATAAGTCTAGTGGAGATCCAAAGGGATTTGCCTTCGTGGAATTTGAAACAAAAGAACAAGCAGCAAAAGCTATTGAG TTTCTTAATAACCCACCAGAGGAAGCACCAAGAAAACCTGGTGTATTTCCTAAGACAGTGAAAAACAAGCCCATTCCTGCCCTTAGAGTATCTG aagaaaagaaaaagaaaaagaaaaagaaaggccgaataaagaaagaagacaatATTCAGACTAAAGAATCAAATATGGACACAAGCAAAGAAAGCACCTGTAAAAAAAGATCGAGGACCACGTCGGAGGGCTCTGAAGTAGAGGTTGCTGAACCCCAAAAGCCacccacaaagaaaaagaaaaaacgtgAAAAAACTGAAGTATCCGTCTTACCTTTAGTAAaaacagggaagaggaagagaagcagctCTGAAGATGCAGATTGCCTAACTcccaaatcaaaaattaaaaaagtggttcagaaagacattaaaaaagaagctTCAGAAGtttgtaaagaaaacaaag aattagaAGTCtctacagaggaggaaaaggacaCTGGAGATATAAAAGATGGATCCCTcttgaaagcaaaaagaaagcataagaaaaaacataaagagaGGCATAAAATGGGAGAAGAGGTGATACCATTACGAGTACTATCAAA GAGCGAATGGCTGGATTTGAAGAAAGAGTATTTAGCACTGCAAAAAGCcagtatgtcttctttaaaaaaaacaatatcccaaataaaatcagagtcagaaatggaaacaaaccatgGAGTACCTACTAAGTCcggaatgaaaaatgaaaata CAGACAGTGAAGAGTGTGGGCCCCAAGAGAAGGTTCATGCAACAGGCCCGCAGTTTGTGAGTGGTGTGATTGTGAAGGTCACCAGCACTGAGCCTTTACCTGGCAGGAAACTAGTCAGG cctTTCTAA
- the LARP7 gene encoding la-related protein 7 isoform X2 has product METESGNQEKAMEEESTEKKKEVEKKKRSRVKQVLADIAKQVDFWFGDANLHKDRFLREQIEKSRDGYVDISLLVSFNKMKKLTTDGKLIARALKNSAVVELDLEGTRIRRKKPLGERPKDEDERTVYVELLPKNVNHSWIERVFGKCGNVVYISIPHYKSSGDPKGFAFVEFETKEQAAKAIEFLNNPPEEAPRKPGVFPKTVKNKPIPALRVSEKKKKKKKKGRIKKEDNIQTKESNMDTSKESTCKKRSRTTSEGSEVEVAEPQKPPTKKKKKREKTEVSVLPLVKTGKRKRSSSEDADCLTPKSKIKKVVQKDIKKEASEVCKENKELEVSTEEEKDTGDIKDGSLLKAKRKHKKKHKERHKMGEEVIPLRVLSKSEWLDLKKEYLALQKASMSSLKKTISQIKSESEMETNHGVPTKSGMKNENTDSEECGPQEKVHATGPQFVSGVIVKVTSTEPLPGRKLVRDTLAAISEVVYVDLLEGDTECHARFKTPEDAQAVITAYMEIKKKHCWKLEILSGDHEQRYWQKILVDRQAKLNQPREKKRGTEKLITKAEKIRLAKTQQASKHIRFSEYD; this is encoded by the exons ATGGAAACTGAAAGTGGAAATCAAGAAAAGGCAATGGAAGAGGaaagcactgaaaagaaaaaagaagtagaaaaaaagaaaaggtctcgAGTAAAACAGGTGCTTGCAGATATTGCAAAGCAAGTGGACTTCTGGTTTGGAGATGCAAATCTTCACAAGGATAGATTTCTTCGCGAGCAAATAGAAAAATCTAGAGATGGAT ATGTTGATATATCTCTTCTCGTGtcattcaacaaaatgaaaaaattaaccaCAGATGGGAAGTTGATAGCCAGAGCACTGAAAAATTCAGCTGTTGTAGAG CTGGATTTAGAAGGCACCAGAATCAGGAGAAAAAAGCCTCTGGGTGAAAGACCAAAGGATGAGGATGAGCGGACCGTGTATGTG GAATTACTTCCCAAAAATGTTAATCACAGTTGGATTGAAAGAGTATTTGGGAAATGTGGCAATGTTGTTTATATAAGTATACCACATTATAAGTCTAGTGGAGATCCAAAGGGATTTGCCTTCGTGGAATTTGAAACAAAAGAACAAGCAGCAAAAGCTATTGAG TTTCTTAATAACCCACCAGAGGAAGCACCAAGAAAACCTGGTGTATTTCCTAAGACAGTGAAAAACAAGCCCATTCCTGCCCTTAGAGTATCTG aaaagaaaaagaaaaagaaaaagaaaggccgaataaagaaagaagacaatATTCAGACTAAAGAATCAAATATGGACACAAGCAAAGAAAGCACCTGTAAAAAAAGATCGAGGACCACGTCGGAGGGCTCTGAAGTAGAGGTTGCTGAACCCCAAAAGCCacccacaaagaaaaagaaaaaacgtgAAAAAACTGAAGTATCCGTCTTACCTTTAGTAAaaacagggaagaggaagagaagcagctCTGAAGATGCAGATTGCCTAACTcccaaatcaaaaattaaaaaagtggttcagaaagacattaaaaaagaagctTCAGAAGtttgtaaagaaaacaaag aattagaAGTCtctacagaggaggaaaaggacaCTGGAGATATAAAAGATGGATCCCTcttgaaagcaaaaagaaagcataagaaaaaacataaagagaGGCATAAAATGGGAGAAGAGGTGATACCATTACGAGTACTATCAAA GAGCGAATGGCTGGATTTGAAGAAAGAGTATTTAGCACTGCAAAAAGCcagtatgtcttctttaaaaaaaacaatatcccaaataaaatcagagtcagaaatggaaacaaaccatgGAGTACCTACTAAGTCcggaatgaaaaatgaaaata CAGACAGTGAAGAGTGTGGGCCCCAAGAGAAGGTTCATGCAACAGGCCCGCAGTTTGTGAGTGGTGTGATTGTGAAGGTCACCAGCACTGAGCCTTTACCTGGCAGGAAACTAGTCAGG GATACTTTGGCAGCAATCTCAGAAGTTGTTTATGTTGATTTGCTGGAAGGAGATACAGAATGCCATGCTAGATTTAAAACTCCTGAGGATGCTCAAGCAGTAATAACTgcatatatggaaattaaaaagaaacactgcTGGAAACTAGAGATTCTTTCTG